The Oncorhynchus kisutch isolate 150728-3 linkage group LG10, Okis_V2, whole genome shotgun sequence region TCTTACAGAATCTTCCACATCAGCTGGCCATACAAATCTACATGATTTAAGATTTATACATAACATTATAAGTTGATCCTATAATAAAAGTATGACATATCATTGGGGAATAACATCCATTATACCTTCCATCTTGCTGAGGCAAGCATTTGTGTTATACAAACATACAATGTGAAATTAGCTTGCATAAATCATagggaagatctcaattgcattctCCACGCGTCCTCTtttaaaacccattggatgagaaagcaaGAGGTCCCGCCCCtcggaccttctcctccaataggATTTGAGAAAAGGACGTCAAGAGTACACAATTGTGATCTTGACCCTGACTACAGTAGTTAGATAGGCTCATTTGTCTGGACAGTGGCCAGATATAAAAATGACAATCTACCATTGTAATAAAAATAACCAAACATTTCACCACTCACATTGACTCCAAAACTTTGAGTGTGACACCAATTGGGTAATGGATCTGGTCAAAATGTTAAGTGAGGGCAACATTGTTGCAAGTCGGTCAGACTATCAGCGACAGTTAACTCGCATCATCATGATGTCCACAAGTGGTGGCGCTAAATTGTATTGCGGTATACACAATTACataaaatataaatactttagcaGACTAAACATCAAACGTAAACTATACAAAACGACTACCTCTTCATACGACAGCCAACATGTAGGAATTTGTGACTGTATCATGTCGATAAATGCGTCTGTCTGACGTGCTTGTAAGGTGACAAGTTTCAGCTTCCCCTGTAAGACAATCGTTACCATTGGTGGAAGTACAATATTAGGTTTTTTGATTGGATAGCAATTTATATGACCTCTTTTGTTTGCGACTTGATCCATTCACGCAGGACCTCATCGCTTGTTTTGTTTGTCATATGTTTCTATCTAATTAATGCCTGCGTTAAAAACATCTACGGAACATACACCATCGACTAGTAATTTATAGCGATTGTTGTGGCGGCTTGGTTGCATCCCTCTACTCGAAGCTACCACTCGTTGAAGAGCTGTCTGGTCATACAGGTAGCTAATCTAACGCTCATATACGTTGTTTTATTGGAAATAATTCACCTTTCTGGTTTGTTTTCCCTGATTTTATCATGCATTCATATAATCCCCACGGCATGACTAACTCGACAAAATTCCAGAATATTCTATCCTCACAATCCATGCTACATTTCTGCACGTGCCCTGGGACAAACTGTTTTCTGAGATAAAGGAGTTAGCTCGTTTACTAATAATACTAAATGAGGCTGTGCAGCACATGTGTATGCTATCAATGCtcatacttagctagctagcagtttCATTTTTACTTCCTCGCACTTTCTTGTTGTGTAGCGTGTGCTGGACCTGTGAAGTGAGAATGGACCCGCGGAAAGTGCATGAGTTGAAGGCCTTCGTGAAGTTGTGCGACGAAAATCCCTCCATATTGCACCTTCCCGAGCTCGGCTTCCTCCGGGCCTGGTTACAAGGGTCAGTTGATAATCCTTCTGTTTATCGCACAGCGTCAAGCGTGCAGTTGCTCTTTATCGTCAAAAGTAGCGGGCCCACTATCTGTTAGGAGTCGGATCAACCCATGTTAAGAACCCGGTTTATTCCCCGGATATCAATAGTATTAGAGTTAATTGAATGAAGTCATTGTTAATGCAATTTCGTGTGATTTTTGTTGCCAATTCCCCAACTACCCTGAACAGGAACGCCGCAGTCACACCCACTCACTGCTGCTAAATATCAGgcatatttctctctgtctgataTAAGTCAGTACAAAGTACTTTATTAATTGAATAAAAGAGAGGAATTCCTACTGTACTAAGTAATACACCAACATGTACTGGCAGCAGTTGGCAAAATTTAAAGGCTCATATTGGAGAGAATTCAAATTTGAAAGAAGATTATCTTTTTTTCAGAATGGGAGCTACAATTCCACAAGCCCCCCAAAATGACTCTTCATGCAAGGTATAAGTATGACTTGTTTCATATATCCATCCAGTTGCTATATTTGACAGCCTACCAGTACAGTTCAGCCAATAAAACTAATTCATTTCAGGGTGGGTGTCCATGTGCTGGAGCTCCTCCCCCTGCCTCTGCTCCTGAGCCCCATGCCTCCTCTGAGAGTGAGGAGAGTGAATTAGGTATGTCCATGGCAGCTTTCTCACACCTGGCCCACACATTTTCCCACAGTCACCCATTCAGTTCGTAAAGAAAATGGGAACACAGGCCAAAAGGAAATTGTTTTTTCGACTCACACACCATACCAATAAATCATCACCCAGACATTTACAGTTCCATTCCATCTAATACATtcagtgatacagtgaataacaAACAATACTTTGCATGACCACACAGTTTGTAATGCTGCCTTATAAACTGATTGCTAAGCTCTTGAGCAGTGCTTATACAAAGAGTGGCGATtgtagcatgtaaatcttggtggggcaaaaaaataataattgcacCACTAAACAATAAAtcaattgcactataacggtgacacggtgcccacaaactgttaagacctacataaagctgtccctacagcagttccaacaccttaccactgctatacTTGGCCActagcggagccttgtctggcagcgaaacagttcattcagcctcatttactgcctttaaaaaaaaaaatgatatgatatgactgacttgcttaaacaaatgtggtttctactgacaattgagatgtacaaactatggcataaggggacgacaagcggataagaagtcatctgtaatttcgattaagacattaatgagcgaaccaggacggatgtagtcaatataactatttgttctgcacttttgaaatgtatagtgacataattcagaacatgggctgttcttagTGTTTTCCCTGTATACCAaatcagaaccataggataaataaagggggcatataagcacacaatgaaagctcttacaatattcaatgatgacatttctcaaacaggttataggctacatgtgcaccactgAGTTAGAACAGTAACgttaggtgaaattaagaggtgaaaatagaccaaattattagggtgaggcacatggtctACAGTTTACTGCGCAACAtatacttagtattactttcttagttaCAGTATACAAATCTCCcttgcatattacataatttatgcagcagcatataagacatttttggacttgtgatgtgctcacttgaacaggaaggtggcgcagcggtccttCACAGGAACATTTTGTCATCCAAAAAAAGACAGGGGCCAGATTTACATTTCCGAGTTGGatttggatgaccgttcaaaacgtatatTCCCAGTCTGAGCTAATTTATTCCCGACTTCCCAGTTGCAATTCTTGCAGTTAACCACTGTCACAAATTCCTTCCAaatcactcattgttgaatttgcgatttccaatgAGCACCGATGCATTTTATCTATTAaattaagtttaaaaaaataaaaaaaatacatttaactaTAATTTCtccattatttattttcatatgacaaggattaaaaaggatttgcctgtaGATTGTCTAattgatgactgctagctaagattttgaaagtaagatgttgacatgatcagtccaatcaaagctactgtacatatcatGATTTGACgtgattttatctgtggccaatgaccttgagccttcttgggcaCTACTAATGTAATTCTATGGCAGGAGCCAAAGGGCTTGAATTTTCGATGTCTACCCTTACTACTTGGTTGTGacttagtgtccccatgagtgacagaacactgagccaatcacggcgcaacgctcctattttctgctggcttgccccaccgcCACAGAAAtaactgagctaggctgaaagaCTAtatttgtatgtggctttattaactcaattatatatatttattttacatagtttgcaaactgatatgtgactcgtattaatgccaaaataacatgcaaaacaggcaagcccacAAAAAATGTGGGGattaaaacaggtggggctctgtcCCACCCCTCCTgaatgacgggttgccactgtATACAACATACAATAACGGAATTAGAGGCGCAAGTTTTCAGTGTCTCTCATATCTTCTAAAATTCTGAAGTCCTTAATGGATCCCTTTGCTTCTTCAGAGATCGACCAAGATGGGGTGATTGAGCCAGACACAGACGAACCTCAGGAGATGGGAGACTTAGAAAATCTGGAGGTGAGAATATTTACTCTACTGAAGACATCCGTTATTAATATAACATAAGGATGGGAGAGTGCATGAAGTGCTTttcatttggggagtttctgcaGATGAGAACTAATGAGAAATGCATCCAGTGAGCATGCAAGGCCTGAAGAAGACTGCTTGAAATTTCCCAGTCAAAGCAGAAGACCTCTTGGCATCTCATATGTCTTGCAGATAAATAGTGTGTTCTTGTTCCTTTAGGTGACAGATGAAATGATGGACCAGGCCAACGAGAAGAAGATGGGAGCTATCGAAGCGTTAGGAGAAGGTGGGTTGTTTGTTCTAAGGTTCTTGCATTGACATTGCACTGACCTTGTAGTAAATCGGGAAGACATAACCACTGGTCATTAAAATAAGTATCACTTTTTGGTGCTGTCAAATACAGGTGACTTGCAGAAAGCCCTGGACCTCTTCACTGAAGCCATCAAACTCAATCCACGGGTAGCAATCATGTATGCCAAGAGGGCTAGGTGAGTCCCACTGCTAGACTTAACAATGCCATACCACATGATGTGCTCTAGTACATGATCACGTAGTATTCATACAGACTGACGTATGTTCTTTGCCAGCGTCTACATCCGGATGCAGAAACCCAATGCAGCTAAGCGGGACTGCGACAGAGCCATTGACATCAACCCAGATTCTGCACAGCCCTACAAGTGGAGGGGGAAAGCTCACAAGTATGCTGCTTGATGGGCTGCATATTCAAACTCCGACACAATGCAGTTGTATATGATTTATAAGTAATACAATATGCCGAGTATTCGGACCAAATGAGGATCGTAAGGGATATGGGCAATTTTCTGGATAGGATTGTGATCGGAGTATTTTGTTATCTGTGATCTGAAAAAATAAATTTGAGTGTCAGCGCACATCTTTCTCAAGTTAGTCAGTAATGTGCAAGGTCTAAATAGCTTAACTGGCTATCTGTCTAAAGAAAAGAGATGGCTGTACGTTGATCAtgctgctctgattggatagagtgAAGCTGTATTTCTCTGTCCACTCATGTCATCATTTCACCAGATCAGTGTTCCTTGCATATTTTTTGTTCTGATAAAGATCAGTTTTTCTTGCAGATTTTTCGGTCTGATAATTTAGATTGCTGCTTCCTGCTACTATGATAAATCACATGGTGAGGACGTTTGCTATCTATGTGCATAATATCTAACATGCGAGGCATGGGTAGGGGGGAAAATATGAAACGCTGATGGGCATTCTGACTGAGTGTCAGCAAACTTGGCTGCCCGCTGCAAGTTGAGGACAGACACACCTCTGCGTGCTGCTCCTAATCTGCAGCTTTATTTTGCAGTGAATGTGCAAGGAGGTATTTTGTCAACATCTAATAAGTCCATAggtaaataaaatattaaaacaCTTCTATTTTTTCATCTGATCCGACTATCAACTGTCATTTTACAGGTACGATTACGAGTATGGCCATTTTGGCACACCCCTAATACAGTACTTTGAGTCTCTTTCCTCTTTGTGTGTCAGGTTGCTGGGGCACTGGGAGGAGGCAGCGAAGGACCTGGCCACTGCCTGCAAACTGGACTACGACGAGGACGCCAGTGCCATGCTGAAAGAGGTCCAGCCCAAGGTACCCAGCCACTAACTGTCTTTTAAACCAGAGCAGTTTCAAGGTTGTCTGGTCAATCAGTGTGTTCTGGTCTGACTTTCAACTCATGCTATTTCTCTACTCAGGCTAACAAAATCATTGAGCACCGGCGCAAGTATGAGCGCAAGAGGGAGGAGCAAGAAATcaaggacaggaaggagagggtaAAGAAAGCGAGGGAAGAACATGAGAAAGCTCAGAGGGTGAGTGTTTGGTgcaagaacagagaggagaataagaATTTCAAAATAGTGTCTCaacataaacattttttttaaactctgcatAGGAGGAGGAGGCTCGACaagcagcaggaggaggtggCTTCCCAGGTTTCCCAGGTAATAGAGAATATGGGTTCATGAAATGT contains the following coding sequences:
- the LOC109898528 gene encoding hsc70-interacting protein-like, encoding MDPRKVHELKAFVKLCDENPSILHLPELGFLRAWLQGMGATIPQAPQNDSSCKGGCPCAGAPPPASAPEPHASSESEESELEIDQDGVIEPDTDEPQEMGDLENLEVTDEMMDQANEKKMGAIEALGEGDLQKALDLFTEAIKLNPRVAIMYAKRASVYIRMQKPNAAKRDCDRAIDINPDSAQPYKWRGKAHKLLGHWEEAAKDLATACKLDYDEDASAMLKEVQPKANKIIEHRRKYERKREEQEIKDRKERVKKAREEHEKAQREEEARQAAGGGGFPGFPGAGGFPGGAGGFPGGAGGFPGGAGGFPGGAGGFPGGAGGFPGGAGGFPGGAGGFPGGAGGSPFGMPGLGELFNDPEVLNAMKDPEVMAAFQDVAQNPANIAKYQGNPKVMALITKLSAKFGSPSP